A single genomic interval of Macadamia integrifolia cultivar HAES 741 chromosome 6, SCU_Mint_v3, whole genome shotgun sequence harbors:
- the LOC122081113 gene encoding vacuolar protein sorting-associated protein 24 homolog 1-like translates to MKKMKNLLKPKPDPQQQLRDWQRRLRQECRNIERQIRDVQREQKSVEKAIREAAKRNDMVSAKALAKEIVRSKRAVNRLHENRAQLNSISMHLGESVAIARTVGHLSKSTEVMKLVNNLMKAPEVAATMQEFSKEMTKAGVIEEMVNDAVDTALDSEDIEEETEEEVDKVLSELAGETAAQLPESVRKERIRQPAQTSKSAQEEEVIAEGVDDEEELEEIRERLAKVRS, encoded by the exons atgaaaaaaatgaaaaatctgcTCAAACCCAAACCAGATCCACAACAACAATTGAGAGATTGGCAGAGACGTCTCAGGCAAGAGTGCCGCAACATTGAACGCCAAATCCGAG ATGTGCAGAGAGAACAGAAAAGTGTAGAGAAAGCGATTAGAGAAGCTGCCAAGAGAAATGACATGGTCTCAGCAAAG GCACTCGCTAAGGAGATTGTGAGATCAAAAAGAGCTGTAAACCGACTTCACGAGAACAGGGCACAACTTAATTCGATCTCAATGCATCTCGGAGAAAGTGTTG CAATTGCTCGAACAGTTGGTCATTTATCAAAGAGTACTGAGGTCATGAAACTTGTCAATAACCTCATGAAGGCTCCTGAGGTGGCTGCTACAATGCAAGAGTTCAGCAAAGAAATGAccaag GCTGGTGTAATTGAAGAGATGGTGAATGATGCTGTTGACACAGCTTTAGATTCAGAAGATATAGAGGAAGAGACAGAAGAAGAAGTTGATAAGGTTTTGAGTGAATTAGCTGGTGAAACTGCTGCACAGCTCCCTGAATCTGTCAGGAAGGAGAGAATAAGGCAACCTGCACAGACGTCGAAATCTGCACAGGAG GAAGAAGTGATCGCTGAGGGGGTTGATGATGAGGAAGAACTAGAAGAGATTAGGGAAAGGCTTGCCAAAGTTAGATCATAA